In one Pseudoliparis swirei isolate HS2019 ecotype Mariana Trench chromosome 23, NWPU_hadal_v1, whole genome shotgun sequence genomic region, the following are encoded:
- the samd1a gene encoding sterile alpha motif domain containing 1a isoform X1, whose translation MSESKYREWILDTIDSLRSRKARPDLERICRMVRRRHGSEPDRTCAELEKLIQEQTVLKVNYKGSISYRNAAKVQRRSRKKDDVTLTTAARRSAVEEASHSDLSNGDSAFGPADPDEEDLEADTSMVMDTDSNADEEGADESRDGQDGPSPSRTFEEAAVRAVSAPCSPFGTRNGPGPGPDCGPGSGLDCASIQKVGERPSSLPPSSPTALAHNEWPYHPAVCPVERQHPGMQRDKAVTKPAIHSATTSPCTLKNRVKKEDEGKMVDSGLLSDQLVPDYAAGLEESKHASEGTAQGLPLPSDNCTLMKNNIDLSSFTAEEDGLLNGDKGDEISVKMEKMSHNLMLWTVADVASYFSAAGFPEQAVAFRTQEIDGKSLLLMQRGDVLTGLSIRLGPALKIYERHVKVLQRTHFLEYEDL comes from the exons ATGTCTGAATCCAAGTACCGCGAGTGGATCCTGGACACTATCGACTCGCTGCGGTCGCGCAAAGCTCGGCCggacttggagaggatctgccGAATGGTCCGGAGGCGACACGGGTCCGAGCCCGACCGAACCTGCGCAGAACTGGAAAAACTGATTCAGGAACAGACCGTGCTAAAAGTTAATTACAAGGGCTCCATTTCGTACCGAAACGCCGCCAAGGTTCAGCGGAGAAGCAGAAAAAAGGACGATGTAACGTTAACGACGGCTGCGCGAAGGAGCGCGGTGGAAGAAGCCAGTCATTCTGACTTGAGCAACGGGGACAGCGCGTTCGGTCCCGCGGACCCGGacgaggaggacctggag GCGGACACCTCAATGGTCATGGACACAGACAGTAATGCAGATGAGGAAGGGGCCGATGAGAGCCGGGATGGGCAGGACGGACCCTCGCCCAGTCGCACGTTTGAAGAAGCCGCCGTGCGAGCCGTCTCTGCTCCCTGCTCCCCCTTTGGCACTCGGAATGGCCCCGGCCCGGGCCCCGACTGCGGCCCCGGTTCCGGTCTGGACTGTGCCTCGATCCAGAAGGTTGGTGAGAGGCCCAGCTCCTTGCCGCCCTCCAGCCCCACAGCCCTCGCACACAATGAATGGCCCTATCATCCTGCCGTCTGCCCAGTGGAGCGCCAGCACCCAGGAATGCAGAGAGACAAAG CAGTCACGAAGCCAGCGATCCACTCGGCCACGACCAGCCCCTGCACGTTAAAGAACCGCGTGAAGAAGGAAGATGAAGGCAAGATGGTGGATAGTGGCCTTTTGTCTGACCAGTTGGTACCGGACTATGCTGCAGGGCTG GAAGAGAGCAAGCATGCATCTGAAGGGACAGCACAGGGACTGCCTCTGCCATCTGACAACT GCACATTAATGAAGAACAACATAGATCTATCCTCCTTCACAGCAGAGGAAGACGGTCTTCTGAACGGCGATAAAGGGGATGAAAT ctctgtgAAGATGGAGAAGATGAGCCATAACTTGATGCTGTGGACTGTGGCAGATGTGGCCAGTTACTTCTCAGCTGCGGGCTTCCCAGAGCAGGCGGTGGCGTTCCGAACACAG GAAATTGATGGGAAGTCCCTTCTCCTAATGCAGCGCGGCGACGTGCTGACTGGTCTGTCCATCCGACTCGGCCCTGCCCTCAAAATCTATGAGCGCCATGTGAAGGTGCTTCAGAGGACCCACTTCCTGGAATACGAAGACCTCTGA
- the samd1a gene encoding sterile alpha motif domain containing 1a isoform X2 encodes MSESKYREWILDTIDSLRSRKARPDLERICRMVRRRHGSEPDRTCAELEKLIQEQTVLKVNYKGSISYRNAAKVQRRSRKKDDVTLTTAARRSAVEEASHSDLSNGDSAFGPADPDEEDLEADTSMVMDTDSNADEEGADESRDGQDGPSPSRTFEEAAVRAVSAPCSPFGTRNGPGPGPDCGPGSGLDCASIQKVGERPSSLPPSSPTALAHNEWPYHPAVCPVERQHPGMQRDKVTKPAIHSATTSPCTLKNRVKKEDEGKMVDSGLLSDQLVPDYAAGLEESKHASEGTAQGLPLPSDNCTLMKNNIDLSSFTAEEDGLLNGDKGDEISVKMEKMSHNLMLWTVADVASYFSAAGFPEQAVAFRTQEIDGKSLLLMQRGDVLTGLSIRLGPALKIYERHVKVLQRTHFLEYEDL; translated from the exons ATGTCTGAATCCAAGTACCGCGAGTGGATCCTGGACACTATCGACTCGCTGCGGTCGCGCAAAGCTCGGCCggacttggagaggatctgccGAATGGTCCGGAGGCGACACGGGTCCGAGCCCGACCGAACCTGCGCAGAACTGGAAAAACTGATTCAGGAACAGACCGTGCTAAAAGTTAATTACAAGGGCTCCATTTCGTACCGAAACGCCGCCAAGGTTCAGCGGAGAAGCAGAAAAAAGGACGATGTAACGTTAACGACGGCTGCGCGAAGGAGCGCGGTGGAAGAAGCCAGTCATTCTGACTTGAGCAACGGGGACAGCGCGTTCGGTCCCGCGGACCCGGacgaggaggacctggag GCGGACACCTCAATGGTCATGGACACAGACAGTAATGCAGATGAGGAAGGGGCCGATGAGAGCCGGGATGGGCAGGACGGACCCTCGCCCAGTCGCACGTTTGAAGAAGCCGCCGTGCGAGCCGTCTCTGCTCCCTGCTCCCCCTTTGGCACTCGGAATGGCCCCGGCCCGGGCCCCGACTGCGGCCCCGGTTCCGGTCTGGACTGTGCCTCGATCCAGAAGGTTGGTGAGAGGCCCAGCTCCTTGCCGCCCTCCAGCCCCACAGCCCTCGCACACAATGAATGGCCCTATCATCCTGCCGTCTGCCCAGTGGAGCGCCAGCACCCAGGAATGCAGAGAGACAAAG TCACGAAGCCAGCGATCCACTCGGCCACGACCAGCCCCTGCACGTTAAAGAACCGCGTGAAGAAGGAAGATGAAGGCAAGATGGTGGATAGTGGCCTTTTGTCTGACCAGTTGGTACCGGACTATGCTGCAGGGCTG GAAGAGAGCAAGCATGCATCTGAAGGGACAGCACAGGGACTGCCTCTGCCATCTGACAACT GCACATTAATGAAGAACAACATAGATCTATCCTCCTTCACAGCAGAGGAAGACGGTCTTCTGAACGGCGATAAAGGGGATGAAAT ctctgtgAAGATGGAGAAGATGAGCCATAACTTGATGCTGTGGACTGTGGCAGATGTGGCCAGTTACTTCTCAGCTGCGGGCTTCCCAGAGCAGGCGGTGGCGTTCCGAACACAG GAAATTGATGGGAAGTCCCTTCTCCTAATGCAGCGCGGCGACGTGCTGACTGGTCTGTCCATCCGACTCGGCCCTGCCCTCAAAATCTATGAGCGCCATGTGAAGGTGCTTCAGAGGACCCACTTCCTGGAATACGAAGACCTCTGA
- the tecra gene encoding very-long-chain enoyl-CoA reductase isoform X1 — protein MDVLAAEAKSVNGSEPEKKSSSRPKPKPPKKAKRIVYFEVEIVDLKTKEKLLLLDKVEPTATVLDIKALFHKSYPKWYPARQSLSLDPKSKCLRDEEILQTLPVGTTASFYFRDLGPQLTWGTVFLTECVGPLVIYLMFYFHLPFIYSPKYDFTSSKHWVVHLACICHSFHYIKRILETMFVHRISHGTMPLKNIFKNCGYYWCSAAWMAYYINHPLYTTPYYGQMQVNIGLYVFLFCQVGNFSIHVALRNLKPPGSKVKKIPYPTKNPFTWMFWLVSCPNYTYELGSWIGITVMTQCVPVAFFTLVAFIQMTVWARGKHASYVKEFRDYPTLRSSMLPFIL, from the exons ATGGATGTACTCGCAGCAGAGGCCAAGAGTGTGAATGGATCAGAACCCGAGAAGAAGTCTTCATCGAGGCCAAAACCTAAACCTCCCAAAAAGGCCAAAAGGATTGTTTACTTTGAGGTGGAGATCGTGGACTTAAAGACTAAAGAgaaactgctgctgctggataAG GTGGAGCCAACGGCCACTGTTTTGGAtatcaaagctttatttcacaaATCAT ATCCAAAGTGGTATCCAGCCAGACAGTCCCTGAGTTTGGATCCAA AGTCAAAGTGTCTCAGGGATGAAGAAATTCTGCAGACACTTCCTGTGGGAACCACAGCCAGCTTTTACTTCAGGGACCTGGGCCCCCAGCTCACATGGGGGACG GTGTTCCTGACAGAGTGTGTTGGCCCACTGGTCATCTACTTAATGTTCTACTTCCATCTTCCCTTCATCTACTCTCCCAAATATGACTTCACCAGCAGCAAGCACTGGGTCGTACA TTTGGCCTGCATATGTCACTCCTTTCACTACATCAAGAGGATCCTGGAGACAATGTTTGTCCATCGCATCTCCCATGGGACCATGCCTctcaaaaacatatttaag AACTGTGGCTATTACTGGTGCTCTGCAGCTTGGATGGCCTACTACATTAACCACCCTCTCTATACCACACCCT ATTACGGGCAGATGCAGGTGAATATAGGACTTTACGTTTTCTTG TTCTGTCAAGTTGGGAATTTTTCCATCCATGTTGCTCTCCGTAACCTCAAACCACCAG GTTCAAAAGTGAAGAAGATTCCTTATCCGACAAAAAATCCCTTCACATGGATGTTCTGGCTGGTGTCTTGTCCCAACTACACATACGAG TTGGGCTCCTGGATCGGCATCACAGTGATGACGCAGTGCGTGCCCGTGGCTTTCTTCACCCTTGTGGCCTTCATCCAGATGACCGTGTGGGCCAGAGGCAAACACGCCAGCTACGTTAAGGAGTTCAGAGATTATCCGACCCTGCGCTCCTCCATGCTGCCCTTCATCCTGTAG
- the tecra gene encoding very-long-chain enoyl-CoA reductase isoform X3, which yields MPSVKSLSISTDPKWYPARQSLSLDPKSKCLRDEEILQTLPVGTTASFYFRDLGPQLTWGTVFLTECVGPLVIYLMFYFHLPFIYSPKYDFTSSKHWVVHLACICHSFHYIKRILETMFVHRISHGTMPLKNIFKNCGYYWCSAAWMAYYINHPLYTTPYYGQMQVNIGLYVFLFCQVGNFSIHVALRNLKPPGSKVKKIPYPTKNPFTWMFWLVSCPNYTYELGSWIGITVMTQCVPVAFFTLVAFIQMTVWARGKHASYVKEFRDYPTLRSSMLPFIL from the exons ATGCCGAGCGTAAAGTCCCTCTCCATTTCGACAGATCCAAAGTGGTATCCAGCCAGACAGTCCCTGAGTTTGGATCCAA AGTCAAAGTGTCTCAGGGATGAAGAAATTCTGCAGACACTTCCTGTGGGAACCACAGCCAGCTTTTACTTCAGGGACCTGGGCCCCCAGCTCACATGGGGGACG GTGTTCCTGACAGAGTGTGTTGGCCCACTGGTCATCTACTTAATGTTCTACTTCCATCTTCCCTTCATCTACTCTCCCAAATATGACTTCACCAGCAGCAAGCACTGGGTCGTACA TTTGGCCTGCATATGTCACTCCTTTCACTACATCAAGAGGATCCTGGAGACAATGTTTGTCCATCGCATCTCCCATGGGACCATGCCTctcaaaaacatatttaag AACTGTGGCTATTACTGGTGCTCTGCAGCTTGGATGGCCTACTACATTAACCACCCTCTCTATACCACACCCT ATTACGGGCAGATGCAGGTGAATATAGGACTTTACGTTTTCTTG TTCTGTCAAGTTGGGAATTTTTCCATCCATGTTGCTCTCCGTAACCTCAAACCACCAG GTTCAAAAGTGAAGAAGATTCCTTATCCGACAAAAAATCCCTTCACATGGATGTTCTGGCTGGTGTCTTGTCCCAACTACACATACGAG TTGGGCTCCTGGATCGGCATCACAGTGATGACGCAGTGCGTGCCCGTGGCTTTCTTCACCCTTGTGGCCTTCATCCAGATGACCGTGTGGGCCAGAGGCAAACACGCCAGCTACGTTAAGGAGTTCAGAGATTATCCGACCCTGCGCTCCTCCATGCTGCCCTTCATCCTGTAG
- the tecra gene encoding very-long-chain enoyl-CoA reductase isoform X2, whose translation MDVLAAEAKSVNGSEPEKKSSSRPKPKPPKKAKRIVYFEVEIVDLKTKEKLLLLDKVEPTATVLDIKALFHKSYPKWYPARQSLSLDPKSKCLRDEEILQTLPVGTTASFYFRDLGPQLTWGTVFLTECVGPLVIYLMFYFHLPFIYSPKYDFTSSKHWVVHLACICHSFHYIKRILETMFVHRISHGTMPLKNIFKNCGYYWCSAAWMAYYINHPLYTTPYYGQMQVNIGLYVFLFCQVGNFSIHVALRNLKPPGSKVKKIPYPTKNPFTWMFWLVSCPNYTYEVDICLLSSDRLHIFNVKLWHFLNVLLLMN comes from the exons ATGGATGTACTCGCAGCAGAGGCCAAGAGTGTGAATGGATCAGAACCCGAGAAGAAGTCTTCATCGAGGCCAAAACCTAAACCTCCCAAAAAGGCCAAAAGGATTGTTTACTTTGAGGTGGAGATCGTGGACTTAAAGACTAAAGAgaaactgctgctgctggataAG GTGGAGCCAACGGCCACTGTTTTGGAtatcaaagctttatttcacaaATCAT ATCCAAAGTGGTATCCAGCCAGACAGTCCCTGAGTTTGGATCCAA AGTCAAAGTGTCTCAGGGATGAAGAAATTCTGCAGACACTTCCTGTGGGAACCACAGCCAGCTTTTACTTCAGGGACCTGGGCCCCCAGCTCACATGGGGGACG GTGTTCCTGACAGAGTGTGTTGGCCCACTGGTCATCTACTTAATGTTCTACTTCCATCTTCCCTTCATCTACTCTCCCAAATATGACTTCACCAGCAGCAAGCACTGGGTCGTACA TTTGGCCTGCATATGTCACTCCTTTCACTACATCAAGAGGATCCTGGAGACAATGTTTGTCCATCGCATCTCCCATGGGACCATGCCTctcaaaaacatatttaag AACTGTGGCTATTACTGGTGCTCTGCAGCTTGGATGGCCTACTACATTAACCACCCTCTCTATACCACACCCT ATTACGGGCAGATGCAGGTGAATATAGGACTTTACGTTTTCTTG TTCTGTCAAGTTGGGAATTTTTCCATCCATGTTGCTCTCCGTAACCTCAAACCACCAG GTTCAAAAGTGAAGAAGATTCCTTATCCGACAAAAAATCCCTTCACATGGATGTTCTGGCTGGTGTCTTGTCCCAACTACACATACGAG GTGGACATCTGCTTGTTGTCTTCTGACAGACTACACATCTTTAATGTTAAATTATGGCATTTTCTCAATGTTCTACTCCTTATgaattag
- the dnajb1a gene encoding dnaJ homolog subfamily B member 1a, translating to MGKDYYKVLGIAKGATEEEIKKAYRKQALRFHPDKNKSPGAEDKFKEIAEAYDVLSDVKKKDIYDRFGEEGLKGSAGGGGGGGGGRGGGGHSGQSYNYTFHGDPHAMFAEFFGGRSPFDHFFAQNGEENMNINDPFAPFGMGRMGGMGGMGGGMGGFQRSFKSHPGVPHRAHERKKDPPVMHELKVSLEEVFSGCTKKMKISRKRLNPDGCTMRNEDKILTVDIKRGWKEGTKITFPKEGDETPSNIPADVVFVVKDKPHPVFRREGSDIIYPAKISLREALCGCTVNAPTLDGRTITVTSRDVVKPGMKKRISGEGLPISKCPEKRGDMILDFTVKFPDRLGQSTRDALKQILPP from the exons ATGGGGAAAGATTACTACAAAGTGCTAGGAATAGCCAAAGGTGCCACCGAAGAGGAGATAAAAAAGGCGTACAGAAAACAGGCCTTGCGCTTTCATCCCGACAAGAACAAGTCACCCGGAGCCGAAGATAAATTCAAAGAGATCGCTGAAGCCTACGATGTCCTCAGCGATGTCAAGAAGAAGGACATTTATGATCGCTTTGGGGAAGAAG GATTGAAGGGCTCAGccggtggtggcggtggcggtggcggtggccGTGGCGGTGGAGGACACAGTGGTCAAAGCTACAACTACACCTTCCATGGAGACCCTCATGCAATGTTCGCGGAGTTCTTTGGTGGCCGCAGCCCTTTCGATCATTTCTTTGCACAAAATGgggaggagaacatgaacatCAATGACCCCTTTGCGCCATTTGGCATGGGAAGAATGGGTGGCATGGGTGGCATGGGCGGCGGCATGGGCGGGTTTCAAAGGTCCTTTAAATCCCACCCAGGAGTTCCTCACAGAGCGCACGAGCGGAAGAAGGACCCGCCTGTGATGCACGAACTGAAGGTGAGCCTGGAGGAGGTTTTCTCCGGCTGCACCAAAAAGATGAAGATTTCCCGCAAGAGACTGAACCCGGACGGCTGCACAATGCGGAACGAAGACAAGATTTTAACGGTCGACATCAAGCGCGGCTGGAAGGAGGGGACGAAAATCACCTTTCCCAAGGAGGGAGATGAAACTCCCAGCAACATTCCTGCAGACGTGGTGTTTGTAGTTAAAGATAAACCCCACCCGGTGTTCAGAAGAGAAGGCTCGGATATAATCTATCCCGCTAAGATATCACTCAGAGAA GCGTTGTGTGGATGCACCGTCAACGCCCCGACATTGGACGGCCGCACCATCACCGTGACCTCCAGAGACGTTGTCAAGCCTGGAATGAAAAAGCGAATTTCTGGAGAAGGGCTCCCGATTTCCAAGTGCCCCGAGAAGAGGGGCGACATGATCCTGGACTTCACAGTGAAGTTTCCTGACAGACTGGGCCAAAGCACACGAGATGCACTCAAGCAGATCCTTCCACCGTGA
- the gipc1 gene encoding PDZ domain-containing protein GIPC1, whose translation MPLGLGRRKKASPLVENEEAEPIRAGLNVPGMDGRDGGVVGLGEGALSEGLPPPPSGMRPRLIFHTQLAHGSPTGRIEGFSNVRELYAKIGEAFGIPPSEVMFCTLNTHKVDMDKLLGGQIGLEDFIFAHIKGQRKEIEVYKGEDALGLTITDNGAGYAFIKRIREGSVVHQIQVINVGDMIESINGHCLIGCRHYEVAKMLKELPKGKEFTIKLVEPLKAFDMISQRSGGSRSASGVQLGTGRGTLRLRSKGPATVEELPSAFEEKAIEKVDDLLESYMGIRDSELAATMVELGKDKKNPDEFAEALDQTLGDFAFPDEFVFDVWGAIGDAKVGRV comes from the exons ATGCCTCTGGGTctgggaagaaggaagaaggctTCCCCGTTGGTCGAGAACGAGGAAGCGGAGCCGATCCGCGCAGGTCTCAATGTGCCAGGTATGGATGGCCGAGATGGAGGTGTCGTTGGGCTGGGAGAAGGCGCCCTCTCTGAAGGTCTGCCTCCTCCACCCAGCGGCATGCGACCTCGGCTCATCTTCCACACTCAGCTCGCCCACGGCAGCCCCACAGGCCGCATAGAGGGCTTCAGTAATGTGAGGGAGCTCTATGCCAAGATCGGCGAGGCCTTTGGGATCCCGCCGTCTGAG GTTATGTTTTGCACACTGAACACTCACAAGGTGGACATGGATAAACTGTTGGGAGGTCAAATTGGGCTGGAGGACTTTATTTTTGCCCACATTAAAGGACAGCGGAAGGAAATCGAGGTGTATAAAGGAGAGGACGCACTAGGGTTGACGATCACCGATAACGGAGCTGGCTACGCTTTCATCAAG AGAATCCGCGAAGGGAGCGTTGTTCACCAGATCCAGGTCATCAATGTGGGCGATATGATCGAGTCGATCAACGGCCATTGTCTGATTGGGTGTCGACACTATGAGGTGGCCAAGATGCTGAAGGAGCTGCCCAAAGGGAAGGAGTTCACCATCAAGCTGGTGGAGCCCCTCAAGGCCTTTG ATATGATCAGCCAGCGGTCCGGAGGGTCCAGGTCAGCATCAGGGGTTCAGCTGGGGACCGGCAGAGGAACTCTGCGGCTGCGCTCTAAAGGTCCTGCCACAGTGGAGGAACTG cCCTCTGCGTTTGAGGAAAAGGCCATTGAGAAGGTGGATGACCTGCTTGAGAGCTACATGGGCATCAGAGACAGCGAGctgg cGGCCACCATGGTGGAGCTGGGAAAGGACAAAAAGAACCCTGATGAGTTTGCAGAGGCTTTAGATCAAACCCTCGGGGACTTTGCCTTCCCAGACGAATTTGTTTTTGATGTCTGGGGCGCCATCGGCGATGCTAAGGTTGGGCGAGTGTAA
- the trim35-12 gene encoding E3 ubiquitin-protein ligase TRIM39 → MALRPRASSQPGIRSFFQSPKVSSALRPRAVSSRSSSMLEEDLSCPVCCEIFKDPVVLKCSHSFCRACLQQFWNKKKARRECPVCRWKCSLTEPTVSLSLKNVADTFQREQERRTPASGTGGGGDWTGEGPVEAKCVTHGEVLKLFCLDDFEALCCVCHTSKKHQGHRVCPLEEGAQDFKAELKKDLIPLKKHLRCLYEAKQECDDTTVHIKSQTQATEKQIQEEFEQLQEFLQKEERARLAALLQEDEEKKELVRKKSENITRGILTFSHAVIAIENEISSSDALFLKNYSNTKKRAQLEHNEPDKLSGALINVAKHVSSLKYHVWEKMAELVQYTPISLDPNTAYPWLCLSPDLTCVTNSGCLQKLPDNPERFGHFVFLLGSEGITSGRHAWEVEVGDKADWMLGVVKESVDRKGRISGCPEGGFWMISHYEGEYSAMTRPSTPLHPQGELTRVRVQLDYDSGELTFSNPVSMTAIYTFADFFTEKMFPFFCPGANINGNNQKPLKICPAKVAVWNSATW, encoded by the exons ATGGCGTTGCGCCCACGCGCCTCCTCTCAGCCCGGAATACGTTCCTTCTTCCAGAGCCCCAAGGTGTCTTCGGCCCTTCGACCGCGGGCCGTCTCCTCCCGCTCGAGCTCCATGCTGGAGGAGGATCTGTCTTGTCCCGTCTGCTGTGAGATCTTCAAGGACCCCGTGGTGCTCAAGTGCAGCCACAGCTTCTGCCGAGCGTGTCTGCAGCAGTTCTGGAACAAGAAGAAGGCCCGACGCGAGTGTCCCGTCTGCAGGTGGAAGTGCTCGCTGACGGAGCCCACGGTCAGCCTGTCTCTGAAGAACGTGGCCGACACCTTCCAGAGGGAGCAGGAGCGCAGGACGCCCGCGTCTGGAACGGGGGGTGGAGGCGACTGGACCGGGGAAGGTCCGGTGGAGGCGAAGTGCGTCACACACGGGGAAGTTCTCAAGCTCTTCTGTCTGGACGACTTTGAAGCCCTCTGCTGCGTGTGTCACACCTCCAAGAAGCATCAAGGACACCGAGTGTGTCCTCTAGAGGAGGGAGCGCAGGACTTTAAG GCGGAGCTGAAGAAAGATCTGATTCCTCTGAAGAAACACCTGCGCTGCCTGTATGAAGCCAAGCAGGAGTGTGATGACACAACTGTGCACATCAAG AGCCAGACTCAGGCCACAGAGAAGCAGATCCAAGAGGAGTTTGAGCAGCTGCAGGAGTTTCTGCAGAAGGAAGAGAGAGCTCGACTCGCTGCCCTGCtgcaggaggacgaggagaagaaagagctgGTGAGGAAGAAGTCCGAGAACATCACCAGAGGCATCCTCACCTTCTCGCACGCCGTCATCGCCATTGAGAATGAGATCTCTTCCAGTGACGCGCTGTTCCTCAAG AATTATAGCAACACAAAGAAAAG AGCGCAGCTCGAACACAACGAGCCGGACAAATTGTCCGGTGCTCTTATAAACGTGGCCAAGCACGTCAGCTCCCTCAAGTACCATGTGTGGGAGAAGATGGCGGAGCTGGTTCAGTACA CACCCATCAGCCTGGACCCCAACACCGCCTACCCCTGGTTGTGCCTCTCTCCAGACCTGACCTGTGTCACCAACAGTGGATGTCTCCAGAAGCTGCCGGACAATCCCGAACGCTTCGGCCACTTTGTGTTCCTGCTCGGCTCGGAGGGCATCACTTCGGGCCGCCACGcctgggaggtggaggtgggcgaCAAGGCAGACTGGATGCTCGGAGTGGTCAAGGAGTCCGTCGACAGGAAAGGACGGATTTCCGGGTGTCCCGAGGGCGGGTTTTGGATGATCTCGCACTACGAGGGCGAGTACTCGGCCATGACGAGGCCCAGCACCCCGCTGCACCCTCAAGGTGAGCTGACCCGAGTCAGGGTGCAGCTGGACTACGACTCCGGAGAGTTGACTTTCTCCAACCCTGTCAGCATGACGGCAATCTACACCTTCGCCGACTTCTTCACTGAGAAGATGTTCCCCTTCTTCTGCCCCGGAGCCAACATCAACGGGAACAACCAGAAGCCGCTTAAGATCTGCCCCGCCAAGGTGGCTGTGTGGAACAGCGCCACCTGGTGA
- the LOC130188607 gene encoding C-factor-like: MAAHAVSVLITGANRGLGLEMVKQMVEASHPVRKLFACCRDPDGPRAEGLQTLAKKHPNVIVVVRLDATDLSSIKQCAKQVGHEVGTGGLNLLINNAGVLAKSTLQETSSGDMQNAFNTNVLGPMNIIKEFLPHLRAAAKASRIPGMSTSKAAVVSISSFLASMETVKESYAFFPAISYRISKAGLNMLTLCAAEELKNDQILFSLLHPGWVRTDMGGEEGQMDAPESVQGMLSVMASLTEEHNAAFLDYGGRSLPW; encoded by the exons ATGGCAGCTCACGCAGTCAGCGTGCTCATCACAGGGGCCAACAGAGGCCTAGGCCTGGAAATGGTTAAGCAAATGGTGGAGGCCTCCCACCCAGTGAGGAAGCTGTTCGCCTGCTGCAGAGACCCAGATGGACCCAGAGCCGAG GGCTTGCAGACACTGGCAAAGAAGCATCCTAACGTCATCGTTGTGGTCCGTCTGG ACGCCACTGACCTGAGTAGCATCAAACAGTGTGCCAAGCAGGTGGGCCACGAGGTCGGGACAGGGGGTCTCAACCTGCTGATTAACAACGCAGGCGTGCTGGCTAAAAGCACCTTGCAGGAAACCAGCTCTGGAGACATGCAGAACGCCTTCAACACCAATGTCTTGGGCCCCATGAACATCATTAAA GAGTTCCTGCCTCACCTTCGTGCAGCAGCGAAGGCCAGCAGGATACCGGGGATGTCCACCAGCAAAGCAGCTGTCGTCAGCATCTCCTCCTTTTTAGCTTCAATGGAAACTGTCAAAGAGTCATACGCCTTCTTCCCTGCGATTTCCTACCGCATCAGCAAA GCAGGTTTGAATATGCTGACACTGTGTGCTGCAGAGGAGCTGAAGAACGACCAGATCCTGTTTTCCCTGCTCCACCCTGGCTGGGTTCGCACTGACatgggtggagaggag GGGCAGATGGATGCTCCGGAGAGTGTGCAGGGGATGCTCAGTGTGATGGCCTCCCTGACTGAGGAGCACAACGCAGCCTTCCTGGACTATGGGGGCAGGTCCCTCCCCTGGTAG